In the Drosophila ananassae strain 14024-0371.13 chromosome Y unlocalized genomic scaffold, ASM1763931v2 tig00000087, whole genome shotgun sequence genome, one interval contains:
- the LOC116655072 gene encoding uncharacterized protein LOC116655072, with amino-acid sequence MAPKEKKKTKRPNDVEKSLEPELVYEDIVDETDVLELNLYSDINDDFFNEANRVVQFLMEAKRHFEASRIKRYSDIIFNLHRRYVDEVNDNEVLRPQILSSENKLRFALELTAASDEAMQKLKDTLGDAWKESDASALREQLVQEKLQEVLIKCEGLADRNSGTTDDAAE; translated from the exons ATGGCTCCTaaggaaaagaagaaaacGAAAAGACCTAATGATGTTGAAAAATCTTTGGAACCGGAACTAGTGTATGAAGATATAGTGGATGAGACTGATGTCCTTGAACTAAACTTGTATTCTGATATCAATGatgatttttttaatgaagcTAATCGG GTTGTTCAATTTTTAATGGAAGCTAAACGACACTTTGAGGCGTCACGAATTAAAAGGTACAGTGATATTATATTTAACTTACATAGACGATATGTGGATGAAGTTAATGATAATGAAGTACTTCGACCACAAATATTATCGTCAGAGAATAAGTTGCGATTTGCGCTTGAATTGACGGCAGCCTCCGATGAAGCAATGCAAAAGCTTAAGGATACCTTGGGCGATGCATGGAAAGAGTCCGACGCTTCAGCTTTACGGGAACAATTAGTCCAAGAAAAGTTACAAGAAGTTCTTATTAAATGTGAAGGATTGGCCGACCGAAATAGTGGTACTACTGATGACGCTGCAGAGTAA